The Artemia franciscana chromosome 11, ASM3288406v1, whole genome shotgun sequence genome has a segment encoding these proteins:
- the LOC136033293 gene encoding uncharacterized protein LOC136033293, whose protein sequence is MISREVALNFIKKELHIKDVEEGLKFRKIQLLNQIMRAVQSEIPYNNIWMLNNPHMPTKEEVIEGCLKRKGGLCVHFNFFTMNLLKAIGYDVYLAAANYGTSPYPEAHMICIVRGIGESHHKYLVDVGSGYPMFETVPIHDLPKTFHQTALKIKYTQSETPGRFTRWHRKRDSVVVKDEFQNITEGEWCQIFDFSDKEVDYSHFEIYTKPVFAEYHPQNRLLQNCYITRYPGHKNAAICIIGRKLLITDKHGFLSIRILKLEEMIPVAKKYFPEIALNDVKAAVEKVEDYLMKDKTNSVRGLVRLGAEYVFQSLKATFKR, encoded by the exons ATGATTAGCAGAGAAGTTGCCCTTAATTTTATAAAGAAAGAGTTGCATATCAAAGATGTCGAAGAAGGATTGAAGTTTAGAAAGATCCAGCTGCTTAATCAAATTATGAGGGCCGTTCAATCGGAAATACCTTATAAT aatatatgGATGTTGAATAACCCCCATATGCCAACGAAAGAAGAAGTTATCGAGGGCTGCTTAAAGCGAAAGGGTGGACTTTGcgtccattttaattttttcacaatGAATCTGTTAAAAGCCATTGGATACGATGTTTACTTAGCTGCAGCAAATTATg GAACCTCGCCCTATCCAGAAGCTCACATGATCTGTATAGTCAGAGGAATTGGAGAGAGCCACCATAAGTACCTTGTGGACGTTGGTAGCGGTTACCCTATGTTTGAAACAGTACCAATCCATGATTTGCCAAAGACATTTCACCAGACTgcactaaaaattaaatatactcAATCTGAAACTCCAGGAAGATTTACTAGGTGGCACAGAAAACGAGACAGTGTTGTGGTTAAAGACGAG tttcagaaTATTACCGAAGGGGAATGGTGTCAGATTTTCGACTTTTCAGATAAGGAGGTTGATTACAGTCACTTTGAAATATATACAAAGCCAGTATTTGCTGAATATCATCCACAAAACCGACTTCTACAAAACTGCTATATAACAAGATACCCCGGACACAAAAACGCTGCAATTTGTATCATCGGGAGAAAATTATTAATCACAGACAAACATGGATTTTTATCAATTaggattttaaaattagaagaaatgataccagtagcaaaaaaatatttccccgAAATAGCTTTAAATGATGTAAAAGCAGCAGTGGAAAAAGTTGAAGACTATTTAATGAAGGACAAGACAAACTCAGTTCGTGGACTTGTTCGTTTAGGTGCAGAGTACGTGTTTCAGTCATTAAAAGCCACGTTCAAAAGATAG